One region of Chthonomonadales bacterium genomic DNA includes:
- a CDS encoding NYN domain-containing protein yields MAFNTVVLYDIENLLKGYAFSTQMLSNLSLQEILESVSRTGRLSSIAIQRAYANWSDPRLAVMRGEINEMGIEPVQVFGFSRDQKRNAADIQLAIDAIDIAHVRPSLDVFVIVSGDGGFASLAKKLHEYGRTVVGCAYPSATNRTFQAVCDEFVSIVDPESLPELVHPSQATPVGPQITTPLVLRLARTVRPVASDERETVIAKAKEILKWLECDASSRSDLGGRGLHLSVVGEAIRHAVPTFDPTRVGFGKFIEFLQFACADTSLCVLRLLDGSVVLSRRSNTRIGAEALPDLGDAYIHSIENYRAVLATGTPVLRLPEHQDIQEVAAWVALVRLRDTDLGVAIETVTDALEGQVSSEATKRALLCFISAGLFDRKPPDLPLAEQKLTLQAGVVSGQDIVARLRAAVVDKLQRTLGATRDEVVAELLPADCA; encoded by the coding sequence ATGGCGTTCAACACCGTCGTCCTCTATGATATTGAGAACCTGTTGAAGGGCTACGCTTTCTCCACGCAGATGCTGTCGAACCTCTCGCTCCAGGAAATCCTCGAGTCGGTCTCCAGGACCGGCCGCCTGTCCTCGATCGCCATCCAGCGTGCCTACGCCAACTGGAGCGATCCTCGCCTTGCCGTGATGCGTGGCGAGATCAACGAGATGGGCATTGAACCAGTCCAGGTGTTCGGGTTTTCCCGAGATCAGAAGCGGAATGCCGCGGATATCCAACTGGCTATCGACGCGATCGATATCGCACACGTTCGCCCATCGCTCGATGTGTTCGTCATCGTCTCCGGGGACGGCGGGTTCGCGTCCCTCGCAAAGAAGCTGCACGAGTATGGCAGGACCGTCGTCGGATGCGCGTACCCCAGTGCGACGAACCGGACGTTTCAGGCCGTCTGCGATGAGTTTGTATCGATCGTGGACCCGGAGAGCCTCCCTGAGCTGGTCCATCCCTCACAGGCAACCCCGGTTGGCCCGCAGATCACGACGCCGCTCGTTCTTCGCCTGGCTCGCACGGTGCGGCCCGTCGCCTCGGACGAGCGCGAGACCGTGATCGCGAAGGCGAAGGAGATCCTCAAGTGGCTTGAGTGCGACGCTTCGAGTCGTTCCGATCTGGGAGGCCGGGGACTCCACCTCTCGGTGGTCGGAGAGGCGATTCGGCACGCGGTGCCGACCTTTGATCCGACCCGCGTCGGCTTCGGCAAGTTCATCGAGTTTCTGCAGTTCGCGTGCGCGGATACCAGCCTGTGCGTCCTGCGACTCCTGGACGGATCGGTGGTCCTCTCAAGGCGCTCCAACACGAGGATCGGGGCGGAAGCGCTACCCGACCTGGGGGACGCCTACATCCACTCCATCGAGAACTACCGGGCGGTGCTCGCCACCGGGACTCCGGTCCTGAGGCTGCCCGAGCACCAGGACATCCAAGAGGTCGCGGCGTGGGTTGCCCTGGTCCGACTTCGTGACACGGACCTTGGAGTGGCCATCGAGACGGTGACCGACGCGCTTGAAGGTCAGGTGTCGTCCGAGGCCACCAAGCGGGCACTGCTCTGCTTCATCTCCGCAGGCCTCTTCGACCGCAAGCCACCGGATCTGCCCCTGGCCGAACAGAAGCTGACGCTGCAGGCTGGCGTGGTGAGCGGCCAGGACATCGTAGCCAGGCTCCGGGCCGCGGTAGTGGACAAGCTGCAGCGCACCCTGGGCGCAACACGAGACGAGGTCGTGGCGGAGCTCCTGCCCGCCGATTGCGCCTGA